In a single window of the Trichoderma breve strain T069 chromosome 6, whole genome shotgun sequence genome:
- a CDS encoding d-isomer specific 2-hydroxyacid dehydrogenase, NAD binding domain-containing protein has protein sequence MFPSTVRQSIARLPKRPSLAIIDDYLNTSESHFAHIPTSSLQVTTFNDTITPINEAETARLVERLKPFEAISTMRERTAFSGSLLRSLPNLKLLLATGTQFETFDLAAARELGITVVAAPGGVHPTTQHAWALIMALSRNVAADDAVLKTGTGWQTELAIGLTGLTIGIVGLGRLGAAVARIGHLAWGMKVLCWNTFHAVSKEHLFCNSDVVSLHYVLSDRSRGIVGANELQQMKSSAMLINTSREPLIDQAALLNSLERGAIRGAALDVFEIEPLPMYSPWRRTNYWGRDGRSRLITTPHMGYMDERLVNAWYAETAENIDRWLEGKEVLHRIA, from the exons ATGTTTCCATCTACCGTTAGACAGAGCATTGCGAGGCTTCCAAAACGCCCCTCTCTCGCCATCATAGATGACTATCTCAACACATCCGAATCACATTTCGCTCACATTCCAACCTCGAGTCTGCAAGTTACCACATTCAATGATACCATTACTCCTATCAATGAAGCAGAGACCGCTCGTCTGGTGGAGCGGCTGAAGCCCTTTGAGGCTATCTCAACGATGCGCGAAAGAACTGCATTCTCGGGCTCTCTGTTGCGAAGCTTGCCTAATTTGAAGCTCCTGTTAGCTACGGGAACGCAGTTTGAGACATTtgatcttgctgctgctcgagagCTGGGGATTACCGTCGTTGCTGCCCCAG GAGGAGTCCATCCAACCACACAGCATGCTTGGGCTCTCATCATGGCACTCTCTCGCAATGTCGCTGCTGATGACGCCGTTCTGAAAACCGGTACCGGATGGCAAACTGAGCTGGCCATAGGCTTAACGGGGCTCACTATAGGCATTGTTGGTCTAGGGCGACTGGGAGCTGCAGTCGCTCGGATTGGACATCTTGCCTGGGGCATGAAAGTCTTGTGCTGGA ATACATTCCATGCAGTGAGCAAGGAGCATCTCTTCTGCAACTCCGACGTCGTGAGCTTGCATTACGTGCTGAGCGATCGTTCACGGGGAATTGTTGGTGCCAACGAACTGCaacagatgaagagctctGCCATGCTGATCAACACATCTCGGGAGCCACTGATAGACCAAGCTGCGCTCCTTAACTCACTAGAGCGCGGAGCTATACGTGGTGCTGCATTAGATGTGTTTGAGATAGAGCCTCTTCCCATGTATAGCCCTTGGAGGAGGACTAATTACTGGGGTCGAGATGGACGGTCACGTCTGATCACCACGCCACATATGGGATATATGGATGAAAGATTGGTGAATGCATGGTACGCCGAAACAGCTGAGAATATCGACCGTTGGcttgaaggaaaagaagtttTGCACCGTATTGCTTAA
- a CDS encoding glycosyl hydrolase family 67 middle domain-containing protein, which translates to MVIQSLLLLFIAAIAPVYAESGIDAWLRYARLPASATKGHLNYFPNRIVVLNASKNGPLASASSELHKGIKGILGLDLDVSSSVKSCSAQKTIVVSTLETYKSSCGKLSPKVNLKEDGYWLNTKGNSVQIIGQNERGALYGAFQYLSLLGQGDFSDVEYASNPSAPVRWANQWDNLNAANAAHGSIERGYGGASIFFENGLIKEDLSRVPLYGRLLASVGLNGIVINNVNADANLLNETNLQGVKRIADLFRPWGVNVGISLNFASPQVLGDLTTFDPLDSTVIKWWTDKTDRIYQLVPDFAGYLVKANSEGQPGPLTYNRTLSEGANLFAKAIEPHGGIVVFRAFVYDQLNETDWKADRANAAVQYFKDLDGQFDDNVLIQIKFGPIDFQVREPASPLFANMPKTPVSIELEVTQEYLGQQCHLVYLPPLWQTILGFDMRYNHRQSYVRDIVSGEVFNHKLGGYAGVVNVGMDDTWIGSHLAMSNFFAFGRLAWNPQADSQDIVEEWTRLTFGLSRDVVAAIVDMSMKSWSAYEGYSGNLGIQTLTDILYTHYGANPASQDNNGWGQWTRADSKTIGMDRTVSNGTGNAGQYPKDVANMFEHTQTTPDDLLLWFHHVPYTFKLHSGKTVIQHFYDAHYTGAATVQKFPATWKSLKGQVDAERYADVLYRLQYQAGHSLVWRDGISEFYRNLSSIPDKLNRVRNHPHRIEAEDMQLSGFTKVDVSPTECASKYKAIATNGTGTATTRLNVPSGKYTVAINYYDVMGGSASYNVLLNGKSLGTWKGDSENYLGHDFSTFLDCHSAIRITFENVKISRGDKLTIKGTGDAQEQAAIDYVAILPQGVVD; encoded by the coding sequence ATGGTGATAcaaagccttcttcttctcttcataGCGGCCATTGCGCCTGTCTATGCCGAGAGCGGCATTGATGCGTGGTTGCGATACGCTCGGTTGCCAGCCTCTGCAACTAAAGGACATCTCAATTATTTCCCGAACCGCATCGTTGTCCTCAATGCCTCGAAAAACGGACCATTGGCAAGTGCTTCATCAGAACTGCACAAGGGTATCAAAGGCATCCTGGGACTTGATCTGGATGTGAGCTCCAGTGTAAAGAGTTGCTCTGCTCAGAAAACCATTGTCGTTTCCACTCTAGAGACATACAAATCGTCTTGTGGCAAACTCTCACCGAAAGTGAATCTGAAGGAAGATGGATACTGGTTAAACACCAAGGGCAACTCAGTGCAAATCATCGGCCAGAATGAACGCGGTGCACTTTACGGTGCCTTTCAGTATCTTTCCCTACTCGGACAGGGCGACTTCTCCGATGTGGAATATGCTTCAAACCCCAGTGCGCCAGTTCGATGGGCCAACCAGTGGGACAATCTGAACGCAGCAAATGCAGCACATGGTAGCATCGAGAGAGGCTACGGCGGagcttccatcttcttcgaaAACGGCTTGATCAAGGAGGATCTTTCACGAGTTCCCCTGTATGGTCGCTTGTTGGCCTCTGTCGGCTTGAACGGAatcgtcatcaacaacgTCAATGCTGACGCTAATCTTCTCAACGAGACCAATCTTCAAGGCGTTAAGAGAATCGCAGACTTATTCCGGCCGTGGGGAGTCAATGTCGGCATTTCGCTCAACTTTGCCTCGCCACAAGTTCTAGGAGATTTGACGACGTTTGATCCTCTCGACAGCACAGTCATCAAATGGTGGACCGACAAGACTGACAGAATTTACCAGCTTGTGCCCGATTTTGCGGGATACCTTGTCAAAGCCAACTCGGAGGGTCAGCCCGGGCCTCTGACTTATAATCGCACCTTGTCGGAGGGCGCCAATCTCTTTGCTAAGGCGATTGAGCCTCACGGTGGCATTGTTGTCTTCCGTGCGTTTGTCTATGATCAGTTGAATGAAACCGATTGGAAGGCCGATCGAGCCAATGCTGCCGTTCAGTACTTTAAAGATTTGGACGGCCAGTTTGATGACAACGTCCTCATCCAGATCAAGTTCGGCCCTATCGATTTCCAAGTTCGAGAGcccgcctctcctctctttgcTAATATGCCCAAGACGCCTGTGTCAATAGAACTGGAGGTTACCCAGGAATATCTTGGTCAACAGTGTCACTTAGTCTATCTACCGCCTTTATGGCAGACTATCTTGGGTTTCGATATGCGATACAACCACCGACAATCTTATGTTCGTGACATCGTGTCAGGAGAAGTATTCAATCACAAACTTGGAGGATATGCTGGAGTTGTCAACGTCGGTATGGATGATACATGGATTGGTAGTCACTTGGCCATGTCCaacttctttgcttttggtcGGCTTGCCTGGAACCCTCAAGCGGATTCTCAGGATATTGTCGAGGAGTGGACTCGCCTAACTTTTGGCCTAAGTCGAGATGTGGTCGCGGCTATTGTTGACATGTCTATGAAGTCTTGGTCGGCCTACGAAGGCTACAGCGGCAACCTTGGCATCCAGACCCTTACCGATATTCTGTACACCCACTATGGTGCTAATCCCGCCTCTCAAGATAACAATGGTTGGGGACAGTGGACGCGTGCTGATAGCAAGACTATCGGAATGGATCGTACAGTTTCAAATGGCACAGGAAATGCAGGACAATATCCCAAAGATGTTGCCAACATGTTCGAACATACCCAAACCACGCCAGACGACCTGTTGCTATGGTTCCACCACGTGCCATACACCTTCAAGTTGCACTCTGGCAAGACTGTTATTCAGCATTTCTACGATGCTCATTATACTGGTGCTGCGACGGTGCAGAAATTCCCAGCAACGTGGAAGTCACTCAAGGGTCAAGTAGACGCCGAGCGATATGCCGACGTCTTGTACAGGCTGCAGTATCAAGCAGGTCACTCACTCGTCTGGCGCGATGGTATTAGTGAATTCTATCGTAACCTGTCGAGCATTCCAGACAAACTCAATCGCGTTCGAAATCACCCACACCGCATTGAAGCTGAGGATATGCAACTTTCGGGATTTACGAAGGTTGATGTTTCTCCTACTGAATGCGCGTCCAAGTACAAAGCCATTGCTACAAATGGAACTGGCACTGCCACTACGAGATTGAACGTCCCAAGCGGCAAATACACGGTGGCCATTAATTATTACGACGTGATGGGAGGAAGTGCTAGTTACAACGTGCTGCTCAATGGAAAATCTCTTGGAACCTGGAAGGGCGACTCAGAGAACTAccttggccatgatttcAGCACGTTCCTTGACTGTCACTCAGCAATTCGTATCACTTTTGAGAATGTCAAGATCTCAAGGGGGGACAAGCTGACCATTAAGGGGactggagatgctcaagagcAGGCGGCGATAGACTATGTCGCCATTCTGCCTCAGGGAGTGGTGGACTAG
- a CDS encoding peptidase family s58 domain-containing protein, which translates to MTQKFSPLVSPPLPATARPRIRDLGYGPGKFAPGPKNSILDVPGVQVGQVTVNEGTDIHTGVTVVLPRGIKETRLTPCYAATHDLNGMGELTGTHALAEYGYINTPIAITNTVSVGKVYDGLFLWQIEQARKDGEDDIESLRRFCIPVVGETYDGLLNDISASVLDKDSVYAAIEVAQSQTEVQEGNYGGGTAMRCHGYKGGTGTSSRIVPGADRDYTVGVLVQANHGQKPDLRIGNVPIGELLIAEEAKAKEKAAEASSQLPTGGKAAEGSIIVLIITDAPLLPHQLRRLAQHAGMGITQVGSHSAGRNFSGEIFLALSTGTSPNQLATASDGMGYLPPLESQPVETLKNETIDTLFYVVSETTEEAILNAMCKAETMVGFKGRTTKALPVDRVKELLKQYGVGLSK; encoded by the exons ATGACACAGAAATTTTCACCATTAGTATCGCCGCCGCTCCCAGCTACAGCTCGACCACGGATTCGTGATTTGGGCTACGGCCCCGGAAAGTTTGCGCCGGGACCCAAGAACTCAATTCTTGACGTGCCAG GTGTACAAGTCGGCCAAGTCACTGTCAACGAAGGTACCGACATCCATACTGGAGTGACGGTCGTTTTGCCTCGTGGAATAAAAGAAACCCGCCTTACACCATGCTATGCGGCAACTCACGATCTCAATGGGATGGGCGAACTGACCGGAACTCATGCCCTCGCTGAATATGGATATATCAACACG CCAATTGCAATCACCAACACTGTCAGCGTGGGTAAGGTTTATGACGGCCTTTTCCTATGGCAAATTGAGCAGGCTCGTAAAGACGGGGAAGATGACATTGAAAGCCTACGACGTTTCTGCATACCTGTTGTAGGAGAGACATACGATGGACTCCTAAACGATATCAGCGCCTCTGTTTTGGATAAAGACTCTGTTTACGCTGCCATCGAAGTTGCCCAATCTCAAACAGAAGTCCAAGAAGGCAACTATGGCGGTGGCACAGCTATGCGATGCCACGGGTACAAGGGCGGAACTGGCACAAGCTCGAGAATTGTTCCTGGTGCTGATCGTGACTACACCGTTGGTGTGTTGGTCCAGGCTAATCACGGCCAGAAACCTGACCTGAGGATTGGAAATGTGCCAATCGGCGAGTTACTGATAGCTGaggaagccaaagccaaagaaaaggcagcagaagcaTCCAGCCAGCTACCTACGGGCGGCAAGGCAGCTGAAGGAA GCATCATAGTATTAATTAT AACTGACGCTCCCTTACTGCCGCATCAACTGCGCCGTCTCGCTCAGCATGCCGGAATGGGCATTACTCAG GTAGGAAGCCATTCTGCGGGACGAAACTTCTCCGGGGAAATCTTCCTTGCGTTGTCGACGGGAACCTCGCCAAACCAGCTTGCTACCGCATCAGACGGTATGGGCTATCTGCCTCCGCTAGAGAGTCAGCCTGTCGAAACTCTAAAGAACGAAACTATTGACACTCTTTTCTATGTTGTATCGGAGACAACTGAAGAGGCGATTCTGAATGCCATGTGCAAAGCCGAGACTATGGTTGGTTTCAAGGGTAGGACTACAAAGGCTCTGCCAGTTGACCGAGTGAAAGAGCTCCTGAAGCAGTACGGCGTTGGTCTGAGTAAATAG
- a CDS encoding peptidase family s58 domain-containing protein, with amino-acid sequence MSSTVDSTQRVRPPPGRMRIRDLLPNLRLGRHSPGPLNSLTDVPGVLVHTQSVILPKTAHHHEVNTGVTCILPRKEFVDQGCYASVFRFNGCGEMTGSHWIDETGLLNSPIVLTNSYSVGAAYSGIYQYCRSQLAVKQGPEKGLCNGFILPVVSETFDGYLSDIGAMAVTPEHVVQGIESASAMQVPEGNTGGGTGTICQGFKGGTGSSSRVIDGLISEGGEGSKPVKYTIAALVQTNFGTSRDLRVGGVPVGQLMKEEVIADASTRREDEGVKDGSIIVVLATDAPLHPLQLQRVAKRASVGFSRVGGWGSNSSGDIFLAFSTSHHVPRDPAFSWKPTVGQSVQVVQDVTSNALFEAAADVTEEAIYNALCCAQDMRGPAGRFVKALDLQKLKKIVDKYL; translated from the coding sequence ATGAGCTCTACTGTTGATTCTACTCAACGTGTGCGACCTCCTCCAGGCCGCATGCGTATTCGAGATCTTCTACCTAATCTGAGACTCGGCCGCCATTCTCCAGGTCCATTAAACTCCTTGACCGATGTGCCCGGAGTGCTAGTACACACTCAGTCCGTTATTCTGCCAAAAACCGCCCATCACCATGAGGTCAATACCGGAGTTACGTGCATTTTGCCGAGGAAAGAATTTGTCGATCAAGGCTGCTATGCGAGCGTGTTTCGCTTCAATGGATGCGGAGAGATGACTGGCAGCCACTGGATAGATGAAACGGGCCTCTTGAATTCTCCTATTGTTCTCACAAACAGCTACTCAGTTGGCGCGGCTTACTCCGGCATTTATCAATACTGCAGATCCCAGCTCGCCGTCAAACAAGGACCCGAAAAGGGTCTTTGCAATGGATTCATCCTCCCTGTCGTGTCTGAGACGTTCGATGGCTATCTATCTGATATTGGCGCTATGGCAGTGACACCCGAGCATGTTGTACAAGGCATTGAATCTGCTTCTGCAATGCAAGTCCCAGAGGGAAATACGGGAGGCGGTACAGGAACAATCTGTCAAGGGTTCAAGGGCGGAACCGGGTCGTCAAGTCGCGTAATCGACGGATTGATATCGGAAGGCGGCGAAGGAAGCAAACCTGTCAAATATACAATTGCTGCCCTAGTGCAAACCAACTTTGGCACGAGTCGCGATCTGAGAGTTGGGGGAGTCCCAGTTGGACAGCTGATGAAAGAGGAAGTCATAGCAGATGCCAGCACTCGGCGTGAAGACGAAGGAGTCAAAGATGGCAGCATTATCGTTGTCCTCGCTACAGACGCTCCacttcatcctcttcagctccagcggGTTGCCAAACGTGCTTCTGTTGGATTCAGTCGTGTTGGCGGCTGGGGAAGCAACAGCTCGGGGGATATCTTCCTTGCGTTTTCGACGTCGCATCACGTCCCGAGAGATCCTGCATTTAGCTGGAAGCCAACCGTTGGCCAGAGTGTTCAAGTCGTCCAGGATGTTACAAGTAATGCACTTTtcgaagctgctgcagatgtAACAGAAGAGGCCATTTATAATGCGCTTTGCTGCGCACAAGACATGAGAGGTCCGGCGGGGAGATTTGTCAAAGCTTTAGATCTTCAGAAATTGAAGAAAATTGTTGATAAGTATTTATAG
- a CDS encoding aminotransferase class-III domain-containing protein, with translation MSTVTSSGAVDTGPSAVLHRDLKQDPFRIVSSSGFYIQFDDGRKILDATGGAAVSCIGHGDQRVIDAITAQAKTLDYCHSMFYSCPSAEDLCQQLIRSTNGQMAKAFIVCSGSEAMEAAMKLCRQYFLELPTPEPNRIHFIARRESYHGTTLGALSVGCHVGRRAVYEPILMQNISHVSPCNAYRNKLGGESTAEYVVRLAKELDDEFQRLGPQNVCAFIAEPVVGAALGCVPAVEGYFKAMKSVCDKYGALLVLDEVMCGIGRTGTMHAWEHEGVVPDIQTIGKGLGGGYAPIAGLLVGHRVIKTLENGSGRFSHGQTYQAHPISCAAAAEVQRIIQKEDLVHNASFMGKYLESLLKEKLGHHRYVGDIRGRGLFWGIEFVKNKSSKAPFDRELDIGMLVHQKGLGLSGKSGILLYPGNGTVDGKVGDHILIAPPYNLTMVDIDLIVDLTVMAIEAAFEDVADRLAE, from the exons ATGTCAACTGTTACAAGTTCAGGAGCCGTTGATACGGGCCCTAGTGCAGTACTGCATCGAGATTTGAAGCAGGACCCTTTTCGAATCGTATCTTCTTCAGGTTTTTATATCCAATTTGATGACGGTCGCAAAATCCTCGATGCCACAGGAGGAGCGGCTGTATCGTGTATTGGCCATGGCGATCAGCGTGTCATAGATGCCATTAcagcccaggccaagacGCTCGATTACTGCCATTCCATGTTCTATTCGTGCCCAAGCGCTGAGGATCTTTGTCAACAGTTGATTAGAAGCACGAATGGCCAGATGGCAAAGGCTTTCATTGTTTGTTCTG GTTCGGAAGCGATGGAAGCAGCCATGAAACTATGTCGACAATATTTCTTAGAATTACCAACCCCAGAGCCTAACAGAATCCATTTCATAGCTCGCAGAGAGTCTTATCACGGGACAACTCTGGGTGCTTTATCCGTGGGCTGCCACGTCGGTCGGAGGGCGGTATATGAACCCATCTTGATGCAGAACATCTCACATGTTTCCCCTTGCAACGCCTATAGAAACAAGTTGGGTGGCGAAAGTACAGCAGAGTATGTGGTAAGGCTCGCAAAAGAATTGGATGACGAATTTCAGCGCTTGGGGCCTCAGAATGTTTGTGCCTTTATCGCAGAGCCGGTTGTTGGCGCG GCGCTTGGATGTGTCCCAGCGGTCGAAGGATATTTTAAAGCCATGAAATCCGTATGTGACAAATATGGGGCACTTTTGGTGCTTGACGAGGTTATGTGTGGGATAGGTCGAACAGGCACGATGCATGCCTGGGAACATGAGGGAGTGGTTCCCGATATTCAGACCATAGGCAAGGGCCTTGGAGGCGGATATGCACCTATTGCAGGCTTACTTGTTGGCCATCGTGTTATCAAGACTTTGGAAAATGGATCAGG ACGATTTTCCCATGGACAGACCTACCAGGCGCATCCTATTTCctgcgcagcagcagcagaagtgCAGCGCATTATACAAAAAGAAGATCTTGTGCATAACGCATCCTTCATGGGCAAGTACTTGGAAAGCctcctcaaggagaagcttggcCATCACCGTTATGTTGGTGATATTCGCGGTCGTGGACTCTTTTGGGGT ATCGAATTTGTCAAAAATAAAAGCTCAAAAGCTCCTTTCGATCGCGAGCTCGATATTGGCATGCTAGTTCATCAAAAGGGTCTGGGCTTAAGTGGGAAGAGCGGCATATTGCTGTACCCAGGAAACGGAACAGTCGATGGCAAGGTTGGCGATCACATTTTGATTGCACCGCCATATAATTTAACGATGGTTGATATAGACCTGATTGTTGATCTTACGGTTATGGCGATTGAGGCAGCATTTGAAGATGTGGCAGACCGATTAGCAGAATAG
- a CDS encoding heterokaryon incompatibility protein (HET) domain-containing protein, with amino-acid sequence MAVAGEPLLDDASDDPTHKTRWSYTSSTDLPLPDEDPTQKFCPRHATTIARLNRSSFGPYPVGVDSATPHRDWHFGNLDYILSHRSWCQVCGLIANVINEDPANSMLERNNAEIIACWIWDGVLNRSSDEMGTLRLRIAPEMVGWEDLFEPFDLVPLADSGTNGCLFLGRKVEENQFNLELVKVWTKRCAEWHGSECLDTTPWQTSHYGVPFIRMISLTDYSLIETSCPPPYAALSYVWGTSPVFKTLQGNVKDLMQPQGLPVPSLPKSIRDAMVLARDLGFQYIWIDSICIIQDSTDDKVQQLRMMDSIYSRASLTIVAAAGAHANAGIPALNPDTHRKATATTWSTRGWTYQERLLSKRCVFSFPDGSVSFQCSKAVWGEDYYAETPDLKRCAPMMDISLNRSWMEYCRLVEEYTGRDLSYPSDRLPGINGVLDVFRKEFGLQFLHGLPEVLINMALLWQPRNKMKRVPKDPKTGLPFFPSWSWTGWTGPVGYENWNAFNGMPELDDRAKRVTPFGKLAKMGSKDLEYFSLPTELQSSLNWSKVSSPRHGSCYVLDGNANRYHSIPYISPSTRPEEVKTFGQPLWLSLRTRVAKFRLTNLVLSSDFNKEDFPIEKRGRFGLSLPSPSTGDRPWLGTILLPVQYHAKMNQEHEFIILSESYGFDRQEMAPAAAMKMKPFEVYDVMMIRRVVGEELAQYKSQLTAETAHMDKWFDGKSFVERIGVGRMVKNAWDSDDHWEDFVLI; translated from the exons ATGGCTGTAGCTGGCGAACCATTGCTCGATGATGCCTCAGATGATCCCACTCATAAAACTCGATGGAGTTATACAAGCTCTACTGATCTTCCGTTACCCGATGAAGATCCCACGCAGAAATTCTGTCCCCGTCATGCCACAACTATTGCTCGCTTGAATAGGAGTTCATTCGGCCCTTACCCAGTTGGTGTGGACTCAGCAACTCCCCATCGCGATTGGCATTTCGGGAATCTTGATTACATTCTGTCGCATCGGAGCTGGTGTCAAGTGTGTGGCCTTATTGCAAATGTTATTAATGAGGATCCTGCCAACTCCATGTTAGAACGTAACAATGCAGAGATAATTGCCTGCTGGATATGGGACGGAGTGCTCAATAGGAGCAGCGACGAAATGGGAACCCTCCGACTGAGAATTGCCCCGGAGATGGTTGGCTGGGAAGACTTGTTTGAGCCATTTGATCTAGTTCCCTTAGCAGACAGTGGCACAAATGGCTGTTTATTTCTAGGGCGAAAAGTTGAGGAAAATCAGTTCAATCTGGAGTTGGTCAAAGTTTGGACCAAGAGGTGTGCTGAGTGGCATGGCAGCGAGTGCCTGGATACGACACCGTGGCAGACGTCTCACTATGGCGTGCCATTTATTCGAATGATCTCCCTCACCGACTACAGCTTGATTGAGACATCTTGTCCTCCGCCTTATGCGGCGTTAAGCTACGTATGGGGAACTTCACCAGTATTCAAGACGTTACAGGGCAATGTCAAAGACTTGATGCAGCCACAAGGCCTACCAGTGCCGTCTCTTCCGAAATCAATTCGTGATGCTATGGTCCTAGCACGCGATCTTGGTTTCCAATACATCTGGATTGATTCCATATGTATCATACAGGATTCCACGGACGACAAAGTACAGCAGCTTCGCATGATGGACAGCATTTACAGTCGTGCAAGTCTCACTATTGTCGCTGCAGCTGGCGCTCATGCAAACGCAGGAATTCCTG CCCTTAATCCAGATACTCATCGCAAAGCGACAGCTACAACGTGGAGTACTAGAGGCTGGACTTATCAGGAGCGACTTCTCTCAAAACGGTgtgtcttctcttttcctgaCGGATCTGTGAGTTTTCAGTGCTCAAAGGCTGTTTGGGGTGAAGATTACTACGCTGAGACGCCAGATCTGAAGCGTTGCGCGCCGATGATGGACATTTCCTTGAATCGGAGCTGGATG GAATATTGTAGACTCGTTGAAGAATACACTGGACGTGATCTGTCATACCCAAGCGACCGACTACCCGGCATCAATGGTGTTCTGGACGTCTTTCGAAAAGAGTTTGGCCTTCAGTTCCTTCATGGACTGCCGGAAGTACTCATTAATATGGCTCTTCTCTGGCAGCCACGCAACAAGATGAAGCGCGTACCCAAAGACCCAAAGACTGGTTTACCATTCTTTCCGAGTTGGTCGTGGACCGGTTGGACTGGGCCAGTGGGATATGAGAACTGGAATGCCTTCAATGGTATGCCTGAGCTGGATGATCGTGCCAAGCGTGTCACTCCTTTCGGAAAGTTGGCTAAGATGGGGTCAAAAGATCTCGaatatttttctttaccAACAGAGCTTCAATCATCTCTCAATTGGTCAAAAGTTTCCTCACCGAGACACGGGTCTTGTTATGTTTTGGATGGCAATGCCAACAGGTATCATTCGATCCCTTACATATCACCATCTACAAGGCCGGAAGAAGTCAAGACGTTTGGGCAACCACTCTGGCTCAGTCTACGCACACGAGTCGCGAAATTCCGTCTAACAAATCTTGTTCTAAGTTCTgattttaataaagaagaCTTTCCGATCGAGAAGCGAGGCCGCTTTGGACTTTCCctgccatcaccatctaCGGGCGACCGGCCTTGGTTGGGAACAATTCTCTTACCCGTGCAATATCATGCCAAGATGAACCAAGAACATGAGTTCATCATTCTATCAGAAAGCTATGGATTCGATCGTCAGGAGAtggcaccggcagcagccatgaaAATGAAACCCTTTGAGGTTTAcgatgtgatgatgatacgGAGAGTTGTTGGCGAGGAGTTGGCGCAGTACAAGTCCCAGCTTACAGCCGAAACAGCGCATATGGATAAGTGGTTCGATGGAAAAAGCTTTGTGGAGAGGATTGGAGTTGGACGGATGGTGAAAAATGCCTGGGATAGTGACGACCACTGGGAAGACTTTGTTCTTATCTGA